A portion of the Fulvia fulva chromosome 1, complete sequence genome contains these proteins:
- a CDS encoding Fe(II)/2-oxoglutarate-dependent dioxygenase, translating into MPLQPSAEVCRRVTAPCLGQQDQAASNERAHVQQDVNVRLQYLKDDPIYKKQKPLQITPNFLDTEKKTNVGLAPGQPETIHDVRGRMDQFSLDSHGFQYVHAPTSLTEWASQPKIAKAYLPDLEQLLKREVAGCDEIIFYDARIRHSDEAGLRIDGLSYNPFARQVHTDNTEKSVLHKIRNLTEIKADYLLSGRARIINIWRPIKHPVYDCGLAVADGGKLRQDDVIECDRHRHDTNEFWDTMGVIQYRPGFEWYYMSEQDEQDVLLFKTYDSDTGIKTRTCLHTAFDLPSVPENAPTRESIEVRALIFTYPTTSQRPFGAWTMPQPLAESLEQGHLKRVDVEHNITDCPRNDIDEGNEIKAAMLLLRKQEIQRLETELEHARKQISIYGRWTEALQSQIRDLNAKLKQSEFDLRLENQGLRAQLVDVQLRHGHVNVSDDERTILHQQLERAQYEVQKWRAEAMGYGNDAVSRVWQGSVDEAIRREREKDAVVINSLRAELEGLRIAQAS; encoded by the coding sequence ATGCCACTGCAGCCTTCAGCAGAAGTATGCCGACGAGTGACAGCACCATGCCTCGGGCAGCAGGACCAGGCGGCCTCGAATGAGCGAGCCCATGTTCAGCAAGATGTCAATGTGCGACTGCAGTACCTCAAGGATGACCCGATCTACAAGAAGCAGAAGCCGCTTCAGATCACGCCGAACTTCTTGGACACAGAAAAGAAGACCAACGTGGGACTGGCCCCTGGCCAGCCGGAGACCATTCATGATGTACGTGGACGCATGGACCAGTTCTCACTGGACAGCCATGGGTTTCAGTACGTACATGCGCCTACATCTCTCACGGAATGGGCGTCTCAGCCGAAGATCGCAAAGGCCTACCTACCTGATCTGGAGCAGCTGCTCAAGCGAGAAGTCGCTGGTTGCGACGAGATCATATTCTACGATGCGAGGATTCGCCACTCAGACGAAGCTGGCCTGCGGATCGATGGCCTCTCGTACAATCCTTTCGCTAGGCAAGTGCACACAGACAATACCGAGAAGAGTGTCCTACATAAGATACGCAATCTCACCGAGATCAAGGCCGACTACCTTTTGAGTGGACGTGCTCGTATTATCAACATATGGCGGCCAATCAAGCATCCAGTATATGACTGCGGGCTTGCAGTCGCCGATGGTGGTAAGCTCCGGCAGGATGATGTGATAGAGTGCGATCGACATCGGCATGACACCAACGAATTCTGGGATACTATGGGAGTTATCCAATACAGACCAGGCTTCGAATGGTACTACATGTCCGAGCAGGACGAGCAAGACGTACTTCTGTTCAAAACATACGACAGCGACACTGGCATCAAAACGCGAACATGCCTCCATACTGCCTTCGATCTACCATCCGTGCCCGAGAATGCTCCCACGCGAGAAAGCATAGAGGTCCGAGCTTTGATTTTTACATATCCTACCACTAGCCAGAGACCGTTCGGCGCATGGACTATGCCTCAGCCACTCGCGGAGAGTCTAGAGCAAGGCCATCTCAAGCGGGTGGACGTGGAGCACAACATCACTGACTGCCCTCGAAACGACATAGACGAGGGTAACGAGATCAAAGCCGCCATGCTGCTACTCCGGAAACAAGAAATACAGAGGCTCGAGACGGAGCTTGAGCACGCTCGCAAGCAAATCTCCATATATGGGAGGTGGACCGAGGCATTACAGAGTCAGATCAGAGACCTTAATGCGAAGCTCAAGCAAAGCGAGTTCGATTTGAGGCTCGAGAACCAAGGGCTACGAGCTCAGCTAGTTGATGTCCAACTGCGTCATGGCCATGTCAATGTCAGTGATGATGAACGAACGATACTGCACCAGCAACTAGAACGAGCACAGTACGAAGTGCAAAAGTGGCGGGCTGAAGCTATGGGCTATGGCAATGATGCGGTCAGTCGAGTCTGGCAAGGCAGCGTCGACGAAGCTATTCGACGAGAACGTGAGAAAGATGCCGTCGTCATCAACAGTCTACGAGCTGAGCTTGAAGGCCTAAGAATTGCACAGGCTTCGTAG
- a CDS encoding Nicotinamide riboside kinase, whose product MAEASESDSKALILGISGVSSSGKTTLARLLRDIFPRAFILHEDDFYKTDAEIPVNEDGVADWDCLESIDIPAFEKALQYIRENGMSPPDFTSKEDRNSVGQVNVDRVAIEDMKWKASKWMFADAPPIAIIDGFLLYSEGMKSVRVLFDIKLFLRTDYQTAKSRREARSGYVTLEGFWEDPPGYVDNVVWPNYVKDHAFLFKDGDVEGGVNESALDQLKIRAMPQDAQGDMTACLQWAYEVLDEALEHFTESRRPS is encoded by the coding sequence ATGGCAGAAGCAAGCGAATCCGACAGCAAGGCATTAATCCTGGGCATCTCTGGCGTCTCGTCCTCCGGCAAGACCACCTTGGCCCGACTTCTGAGGGACATATTCCCTCGAGCCTTCATCCTCCACGAAGACGATTTCTACAAGACTGATGCCGAGATTCCCGTGAATGAAGACGGAGTTGCTGACTGGGACTGTCTGGAGTCGATCGATATTCCTGCCTTTGAGAAAGCACTACAATATATCCGCGAAAATGGCATGTCGCCACCCGATTTTACATCGAAGGAGGATCGGAATTCTGTTGGTCAAGTTAATGTGGATCGAGTGGCGATTGAAGACATGAAGTGGAAGGCTTCAAAGTGGATGTTCGCAGATGCGCCACCCATTGCTATCATCGATGGCTTTCTACTGTACTCCGAAGGGATGAAGAGCGTGCGAGTTCTGTTCGACATCAAGCTCTTCTTGCGGACTGACTACCAGACTGCCAAATCACGCCGTGAGGCGAGATCAGGTTATGTGACACTGGAAGGATTCTGGGAGGATCCACCAGGCTATGTCGACAATGTGGTCTGGCCGAATTATGTTAAGGACCACGCCTTCTTGTTCAAGGACGGCGATGTCGAGGGCGGAGTTAATGAAAGCGCGTTGGATCAGCTGAAGATCCGCGCAATGCCACAAGATGCGCAAGGCGATATGACAGCTTGTCTGCAGTGGGCGTATGAGGTGCTCGACGAAGCTTTGGAGCACTTCACAGAGTCTAGAAGGCCATCATGA
- a CDS encoding Far upstream element-binding protein 3 — protein sequence MAQPDISQILAALAAQQAPANGTPQQAAPQHPPPNQPPPGYPPMGLPSAPPSAPPQQNPYLPQPSHMGNVDLSAIKPVSSGSVSIADAIAKARGIAESHGVQSYENRQASATPRGGDPRLAGRAGRRSRSRSRSPPRRDNYGGNPYRDERREDPRRGSYRRSPSQDRNDFRGGRGGPPMGNQRGGDTETETIRVKSSLVGLIIGRNGENLRKVEAETGARVQFIQASDKHQAERQCTISGSTRARENAKTAIFTIIEENGGSTPSQDRGAYTPGMPGRAKVNLPALREGEASSQIMVPDKTVGLIIGRGGETIKELQEKSGCHVNIVGENKSVNGLRPVNLIGSERATALAKELILEIVESDSRDQRSGGGGGGSGTNAVDQMRDRGYQNDNRGGRGGGGGGYGGGAGGRDHIEKTIQVPSSAVGMIIGKGGETIKDMQRTSGCKINVNQPQQPDHHRNIDLAGTARAMEEAERIIWEKVETVRQRDAAAGRGDGGRDQGQSQYDGYSQQQQAPPQVPSYGSYMGAGAPQVPPAMPAFQMPPMQQATPQPGAQPSSDQPAPDPYAVQQWYAQWYAQQMSNQGGAPPGAQ from the exons ATGGCGCAACCAGACATATCGCAGATTCTAGCTGCACTCG CAGCGCAGCAGGCTCCCGCGAATGGCACACCACAACAAGCTGCACCGCAGCATCCTCCCCCTAACCAGCCACCGCCAGGTTATCCACCCATGGGACTACCATCAGCACCTCCCAGCGCGCCACCACAGCAGAATCCATACCTTCCGCAGCCTTCACACATGGGCAATGTCGACCTAAGTGCGATCAAGCCGGTTAGTAGCGGGTCTGTGAGCATTGCAGATGCTATCGCGAAGGCAAGGGGCATTGCCGAGAGCCACGGCGTCCAGTCTTATGAGAATCGTCAAGCTTCTGCAACTCCTCGTGGCGGCGATCCGCGCCTGGCGGGCAGAGCTGGTCGACGTTCGAGATCGAGATCGCGCTCACCACCACGACGCGATAATTACGGCGGAAACCCATACCGTGACGAGCGCCGCGAGGATCCACGCCGAGGCAGCTACCGTCGGTCTCCTTCACAAGATCGTAATGACTTCCGCGGCGGCCGCGGCGGTCCACCGATGGGCAACCAACGTGGTGGAGATACCGAGACCGAGACCATCCGTGTAAAGTCTTCTCTCGTAGGTTTGATCATTGGGCGCAACGGTGAGAACCTCCGTAAGGTTGAGGCCGAAACCGGTGCACGCGTTCAATTCATTCAGGCAAGTGATAAGCACCAAGCTGAACGCCAATGCACCATTTCTGGTTCCACACGCGCACGAGAGAACGCGAAGACGGCCATTTTCACTATAATCGAGGAGAATGGTGGCAGCACGCCATCTCAAGATAGAGGCGCATACACACCCGGCATGCCTGGTAGGGCCAAGGTAAACCTACCTGCATTACGCGAAGGTGAGGCTAGCAGTCAGATCATGGTACCAGACAAGACGGTGGGCTTGATCATCGGACGTGGCGGTGAAACCATCAAGGAACTCCAAGAGAAGTCTGGATGCCATGTCAACATCGTAGGAGAGAACAAGAGCGTGAACGGTCTGCGCCCTGTCAATCTCATTGGCAGCGAGCGTGCTACAGCTCTAGCCAAGGAGCTCATCCTGGAGATCGTCGAGAGCGACAGCCGTGATCAACGTAGTGGTGGAGGCGGTGGTGGTTCCGGTACCAATGCAGTCGACCAGATGCGCGACCGTGGCTATCAGAATGACAACCGTGGTGGCCGCGgtggcggcggcggcggttATGGCGGAGGTGCTGGTGGTCGTGATCACATCGAGAAGACTATCCAGGTGCCATCTTCAGCTGTCGGCATGATTATTGGCAAAGGCGGCGAGACCATCAAGGACATGCAGCGCACGAGTGGCTGCAAGATCAACGTCAACCAGCCTCAGCAACCGGACCACCACCGAAACATTGACCTTGCAGGTACGGCAAGAGCAATGGAGGAAGCAGAACGTATCATCTGGGAGAAGGTCGAGACTGTTCGGCAGCGTGATGCTGCTGCTGGTCGTGGTGACGGTGGACGTGACCAAGGCCAATCACAGTATGATGGATACTCACAGCAGCAGCAAGCACCTCCTCAGGTGCCCAGCTATGGGTCGTACATGGGTGCCGGAGCGCCACAGGTACCCCCAGCAATGCCGGCATTCCAGATGCCACCCATGCAACAAGCGACGCCACAGCCTGGAGCGCAGCCATCGAGTGATCAGCCGGCCCCGGACCCATACGCCGTGCAACAGTGGTATGCGCAATGGTATGCGCAGCAGATGAGCAACCAAGGCGGCGCACCACCAGGCGCTCAGTAA